One genomic segment of Bacteroidota bacterium includes these proteins:
- the bamD gene encoding outer membrane protein assembly factor BamD — translation MFGKDSLDNIQVKISTENTIYNSIQLPVVAYLINFAPLMSIRIISIIAFSFILLVFSSCSNYDKLLKSDDFGNKDEMAKKYYNEGNYAKALPLLDQLLTVNLGTTKEEEIRYYIAYCYYGQSQFLVSSALFKNFFKTFPKSYRAEECLYMNAYSLYKASPRYELDQTTTYSALDEFQYFTDSYKKSERVLEANDLMDELRAKLELKMYKSGELYYKTENYLAAATTYQNLLRDFPETDKAEEISMQIIRCYFNYAGLSIVCKKPERYDMAMLAYKNFIDRFPESDLLILAKGLYDRSVSLKQKSEQEKINYNCDEQS, via the coding sequence TTGTTCGGCAAAGATAGTTTAGATAATATTCAGGTAAAAATTTCAACTGAAAATACCATATACAACAGCATTCAATTGCCTGTTGTTGCTTATTTAATTAACTTTGCACCTCTTATGTCAATCAGGATTATTTCCATTATAGCATTCTCATTTATATTATTGGTTTTCAGCTCGTGTAGTAATTACGATAAATTACTAAAGAGTGATGATTTTGGCAATAAGGATGAAATGGCAAAGAAATATTATAATGAAGGAAATTATGCAAAGGCATTGCCACTTCTTGATCAATTATTAACTGTAAATCTTGGAACCACTAAAGAAGAAGAAATCAGATATTATATCGCATATTGCTATTATGGTCAAAGTCAATTTTTGGTTTCGTCTGCATTATTTAAAAATTTCTTTAAAACATTTCCAAAATCTTACCGTGCAGAAGAATGTTTATATATGAACGCTTATAGTTTATACAAGGCATCTCCTCGTTATGAGTTAGATCAAACAACTACCTATTCAGCATTAGATGAATTTCAATATTTCACAGATTCTTATAAGAAGAGTGAACGTGTGCTTGAAGCAAATGATTTGATGGATGAATTACGGGCAAAGCTGGAATTAAAGATGTATAAATCCGGAGAGTTATATTATAAAACAGAAAATTATCTTGCGGCGGCTACCACATACCAAAATCTACTTAGGGATTTTCCTGAAACAGATAAAGCTGAAGAAATTTCAATGCAGATAATTCGTTGCTATTTTAATTATGCGGGTTTAAGTATTGTTTGTAAAAAGCCAGAGCGATATGATATGGCAATGCTGGCATATAAAAACTTTATTGACCGTTTTCCCGAAAGCGATCTTCTCATTTTGGCCAAAGGATTATATGACCGAAGTGTTTCTCTTAAACAAAAATCAGAACAAGAAAAAATAAACTACAATTGCGATGAACAATCTTAA
- a CDS encoding aminotransferase class I/II-fold pyridoxal phosphate-dependent enzyme — MDIFEKLRKDLGPLGKWSEQAHGYLMFPKLVGEISNHMHFNGKEHIVWSLNNYLGLANHPEVRKVDAEASAEFGLALPMGARMMSGNSDHHERLEKELSKFVSKEDTFLLNYGYQGIMSAIDSLCGRHDVIVYDSECHACIIDGVRLHQGKRFVYKHNEIDNLEVQLTRATELVKDTPGGILVITEGVFGMSGDQGKLKEIVELKSKYEFRLLVDDAHGFGTMGKTGAGCGEEQGCQDGIDLYFSTFAKSMASIGAFISGDKDIIWNLRYNIRSQIFAKSLPMPLVIGNLKRLELLKTRPELKEKLWKNVNMIQAGFRERGFNLGNTDSPVTPVFLQVSIPETIKLVKDLRENYSIFCSAVTYPVIPKGMLLLRIIPTAVHTEEDIRKTLDAFTEIRSKLESGFYVKNLETAV; from the coding sequence ATGGATATTTTTGAAAAGCTACGCAAAGACTTAGGCCCTCTTGGAAAATGGAGTGAGCAAGCTCATGGATATTTAATGTTTCCAAAATTAGTTGGAGAAATCAGCAATCACATGCATTTTAATGGGAAAGAACATATCGTTTGGAGTTTAAATAATTATTTGGGTCTCGCCAATCATCCTGAAGTGAGAAAGGTGGATGCAGAAGCTTCTGCTGAATTTGGACTTGCACTTCCAATGGGAGCAAGAATGATGAGTGGCAACAGTGATCATCATGAGAGATTGGAAAAAGAACTTTCCAAATTTGTAAGTAAGGAAGATACTTTCCTTTTGAATTATGGATATCAGGGAATTATGTCCGCAATAGATAGCCTTTGTGGTAGACATGATGTGATTGTGTATGACAGCGAATGTCATGCATGCATAATAGATGGAGTGCGATTGCATCAGGGAAAGCGATTTGTTTATAAACACAATGAAATAGATAATCTTGAAGTGCAATTAACCAGAGCTACGGAATTAGTAAAAGATACTCCGGGCGGAATATTAGTGATTACAGAAGGTGTGTTTGGAATGAGCGGTGATCAGGGAAAATTGAAAGAGATCGTTGAATTGAAATCAAAATATGAATTCCGATTGTTAGTGGATGATGCTCATGGATTTGGTACTATGGGTAAAACAGGTGCTGGTTGTGGAGAGGAGCAAGGTTGTCAAGATGGCATAGATTTGTATTTTTCCACTTTTGCTAAATCAATGGCAAGTATAGGTGCATTTATTTCTGGTGATAAAGATATTATCTGGAATTTGCGCTATAATATCCGGTCGCAGATTTTTGCTAAATCTTTACCTATGCCTTTGGTAATTGGAAATTTGAAAAGACTTGAGTTACTGAAAACCAGACCGGAATTAAAAGAAAAACTTTGGAAGAATGTGAATATGATTCAGGCCGGTTTCCGTGAACGTGGATTTAATTTGGGTAATACCGATTCACCGGTAACGCCGGTTTTCTTGCAAGTATCTATTCCCGAAACAATTAAGTTGGTAAAGGATCTACGTGAAAATTATAGTATATTTTGTTCCGCAGTTACCTATCCTGTTATTCCAAAGGGTATGTTATTGTTGCGTATTATTCCCACAGCGGTACACACTGAAGAAGATATCCGGAAAACATTGGATGCCTTTACCGAAATTCGTAGTAAATTAGAATCAGGTTTTTATGTGAAAAATCTGGAAACTGCGGTTTAA
- a CDS encoding histone H1, which yields MEEKFAQLKSIVTILETDMEKFVHKGNKSAGIRLRKNLQEMRELAADLRKEILATRNNTKMKVKV from the coding sequence ATGGAGGAGAAATTTGCTCAGTTAAAATCTATTGTTACTATTCTGGAAACAGATATGGAAAAATTTGTTCACAAAGGAAATAAATCTGCAGGTATTCGACTTAGAAAAAATTTACAGGAAATGCGTGAATTAGCTGCTGATTTACGAAAAGAAATATTAGCTACACGCAACAATACAAAAATGAAAGTCAAGGTTTAA
- a CDS encoding 4-hydroxy-tetrahydrodipicolinate synthase encodes MSKFTGTGVALVTPFKTDGSIDWQGLEALIHHVIMGKVEFVVSMGTTGEAATLSEAERFSIIDFTVKTVNGKIPVVAGFGGNNTQALKESIGRYHFKGVDAILSASPYYNKPTQEGIYHHYMAIDSISPLPIILYNVPGRTSSNIEANTTLRIAKDAKHVIAIKEASGNFVQCMRIIQGADPDFLVVSGDDIFTMPMIAFGMRGVISVVANYAANDFSEMVRCGIKGDFITAQSLHYKLLDFMELIFKEGNPGGIKSALKHGGICGDSLRLPLWKVSDELDNKIQLAVAEINN; translated from the coding sequence ATTTCAAAATTTACAGGAACAGGTGTTGCATTAGTTACTCCATTTAAAACTGATGGCTCCATTGATTGGCAAGGACTTGAAGCACTTATTCATCATGTCATAATGGGGAAAGTGGAATTTGTAGTGAGTATGGGTACAACTGGAGAAGCTGCAACACTTTCCGAAGCAGAGCGATTTTCAATTATTGATTTTACAGTTAAAACTGTGAATGGAAAAATTCCTGTAGTAGCCGGTTTTGGTGGTAACAATACACAAGCATTAAAAGAATCAATCGGCAGATATCATTTCAAAGGTGTGGATGCAATTTTATCTGCATCACCCTATTATAATAAACCAACACAAGAAGGAATATACCATCATTACATGGCAATCGATTCAATAAGTCCTTTGCCAATTATTTTATATAATGTACCCGGGAGAACAAGTTCAAATATAGAAGCGAATACAACACTACGGATAGCAAAAGATGCCAAACATGTAATTGCTATAAAAGAAGCGTCAGGAAATTTTGTGCAATGTATGCGAATTATTCAAGGTGCAGATCCAGATTTTTTAGTAGTATCTGGTGATGATATTTTCACTATGCCGATGATTGCTTTTGGTATGCGTGGAGTTATAAGTGTAGTTGCTAATTACGCAGCAAATGATTTTTCTGAAATGGTACGTTGTGGAATTAAAGGTGATTTTATAACAGCACAATCACTGCATTATAAATTACTCGACTTCATGGAATTAATTTTTAAAGAAGGCAATCCCGGAGGTATAAAATCTGCATTAAAGCATGGTGGTATTTGCGGTGATAGTTTGCGTTTACCCTTATGGAAAGTGAGTGATGAATTAGATAATAAAATTCAACTTGCAGTTGCAGAAATAAATAATTAA